The DNA window TGGCTGCAAAAAACGAATAAAGCTAAGCGCTAAAGCCAAACTAAAAAATCGGCCACTAAACCCAATAATAAAAGAGAGTTAACCATGGGCGACTTCCATCAAAACGGTGTAATCACCACACTGCACAACCTATCCAAACGGTCAGTTGAGACTATGGAGGATGAGCTACTCGGGTTTTCTAAAACTCGCCCCATGGGGCTGATACTGCCGTCGCTCTATTCCGAACTCGAAGGCGACGCCCTTAAAGGGATTGTCGGAGAACTCAAACGGGTACCCTACCTCAATGAAATTGTTATTGGTCTAGATCGCGCCAACCAACAGGAGTATCGCCAAGCACTGGATTTTTTCTCTGTATTGCCGCAGCACCACAGAGTGCTGTGGAACGACGGTCCGCGCTTGAAGGCCCTGGATACAAAACTGCAGAAGCTCGATCTAGCTCCAAAAGAAATGGGTAAAGGCCGCAATGTTTGGTATTGCATGGGTTACACCCTGGCCTCGAACAAGACGGAAGCTGTGGCACTGCACGATTGTGATATCACCACCTATGATCGCGAACTGCTGGCCCGACTGATCTATCCAGTAGCCAACCCGCGCTTTAGTTACGAATTTTGTAAGGGCTATTATGCCCGTGTCGCCAATGGCAAGATCAATGGCCGGGTATCCCGTCTACTAGTCTCACCGCTGTTGAGCGCGCTGAAAAAAACCGTCGGCCACACCGACTACCTCAACTATATGGCCAGCTTTAGATACCCCTTGGCGGGAGAGTTTTCCTTTCGCCGTGATGTGCTCAACGACATTCGTATTCCCAGCGACTGGGGCCTGGAGATCGGCGTGCTCTCAGAGATGCATCGCAACTACGCCAGCAACCGCCTCTGTCAGGTGGATATTGCAGACAATTACGATCACAAACATCAGAACCTCTCCTTAGATGATGATCAGGATGGCCTCTCAAAGATGTCCATCGATATTGCCAAGGCCCTGTTCCGCAAGCTTGCCACACAGGGTGTAGTCTTCAGCCATGAAGCCTTTAGATCACTCAAAGCAACCTACTATCGCATGGCCCTAGATATAGTTGAGACCTGCCACAACGATGCAATCATGAATGGCTTAACCTTGGATATTCACGAGGAAGAAAAAGCCGTGGAGATGTTTGCCGAAAATATCATCAAGGCCGGTGAAGTATTTTTTACCAGCCCCATGGAGAAGCCCTTTATCCCCAGCTGGAACCGCGTGATCAGTGCAGTGCCCAACATTTTCGAAGAACTAGTCGCTGCCGTCGAAGCGGACACCGAAGAATTCAATCCGCGCTAAGGCCAACGAATATTATGAATCCAGATCATCTCTCTGATGCCCTCACCCGTCATCTAACAACTATTTATGATGGTGTTCAGGGTGTCGACAGCGACAGTTATCCAGAGCTGAGCAATCAGCTGATCGAGCTTATGGGTCTGCAACAGACCACCAGCGAGCCGACCCGCTATATCAATCACTGGGATGAAAAGGACTGTCTGGTAATAAGCTATGGTGACAGCGTATTGCAGCCAGACGAAAAGCCTCTGCAAACGCTAAAACGGTTTTTAGATCGCTATGTGGAAGACTGTATTAATGGCGTCCATATTCTGCCTTTTTACCCTTACACCTCAGACGATGGTTTCTCTGTGCTCGACTATTCCAGCGTCAATGAATCCCTCGGCGACTGGGGTGATATTGAAGCCATAGCGGCAGACTATTCACTGATGTCAGATCTGGTGATCAACCACTGCTCAGCACGTAGCCCCTGGTTCGAAAACTTTCTCAATGATCGCGACCCTGGGCGCAACTTCTTTGTCACTGCGACCCCCGAGGATGATCTCAGCGCAGTGGTGCGTCCGCGGACTAATGCCCTCCTCAAAGAGGTTGAGACGGTCAGAGGCAGTCAGTTTGTCTGGTGCACCTTTAGTCACGATCAGGTGGATCTGAATTTTCGCAATCCAGAAGTACTGAAACAGTTTGTCAGTATTATTCGCCAGTACCTGAATAGCGGCGTGCGAATTTTTCGTCTCGATGCGGTGGCTTTCCTATGGAAAGAGCCAGGCACTAACTGTATTAATTTGGAGCAGACTCACGAAGTGGTTCGCCTGCTGCGCACACTGATCGAACAGGCCCAGCCAGATGCGATTATTGTCACTGAGACTAATATCCCCAACCGTGAAAACCTCGCCTACTTTGGCAATGCCAACGAAGCCCATTGGGTATACAACTTTTCATTGCCACCGCTATTGGTCAACACATTGATCACCGGCGACTGCAACTATTTAAAGCAGTGGATGATGAGCATGCCTCCGGCGCGCAATGGCACAGCTTACTTTAATTTTATCGCTTCTCACGATGGCATTGGCCTGAGGCCCGCCGAGGGATTGCTCAAGGAAAGTGAAATCGATGTCCTAGCTGACAGTATGCAATCCTTTGGCGGACGGGTTTCCTGGCGCACTGGAGATGATGGCCAGCGCAAGCCCTACGAAATCAACATCTCGTTGTTTGATGCACTGCAGGGCACCACTGAGGGTCGGGATCAGTGGGGGCTACAGCGCTTTCTCTGCGCCCATGCGATTATGTTTGCTCTAGAGGGCGTTCCCGGGCTCTATATTCACAGCCTAGTGGGCACTAGAAATGATTACCAGCGAGTTGAGAATGCGGGACATAATCGCGCTATTAATCGCCATCAGTGGCAGTACAGTGAGCTTCAGGAGCGCCTGGCGAACGCCAAGAGTTCCGAACACCAGGTGTTTGGTGGAATCAGCTCGCTGTTAAAAATTCGCCGTCAACAATCGGCTTTTCATCCCAACGCCACCCAGTTCACCCTGCATTTGGGCAGCGGCCTATTTGGCTTTTGGCGCCAGAGCATTGACCGCCAGCAGAGTATATTTTGTATCAGTAATATCACCTCCGAGGTGCAGACACTAAACCTCTCTGATATCAATTTAATCGACAATGCAAACTGGGTTGATCTGATCAGCCAGTTGCCCTGCGATGGAGCGATGCAGTCCGTGACTATGGAGCCCTATCAGACATTGTGGATAACCAATCAGGTCAACGGTTAGCTTGTTATATGCCTCTGCATAGGTGAGAATATTGCTCAGAAATAAACTCTTTAACCCAATATAACCTAAGAAAAACAGCAGGGGCACAGACGCAATGAAACTAGAGACACAGGCTATTCACGCTGGATTTAACGACGATCCCACCACTCGTGCAGTAGCGGTTCCGATTTATCAAACTACCTCTTATAGCTTTCGCGACACCGAGCACGGTGCCAATCTGTTTAATCTCGCTGAGCCCGGCAATATCTATTCGCGTATTATGAACCCGACCAACGATGTGTTGGAACAGCGCATCGCGGCAATGGAAGGCGGTGTCGCAGCACTCTGTATGGCCTCGGGCATGGCCGCCATCACAGCCTCTATCCAAACCCTGTGCCGCAGCGGCGACAATATGGTCAGTGTCAGCCAGCTCTATGGCGGCTCCTACAACCTGTTTGCCCACACATTGCCACAGCAGGGTATCGAAGTGCGCATGGCCTCTGGCGATGATATTACCGCCCTGGAAGCGCTAATCGATGAAAACACCAGAGCTGTATTCTGTGAGTCCATCGGCAACCCGGCAGGCAATGTGGTGGATATAACCGCGCTCTCGGATATGGCCCATCGCCATGGGGTACCTGTGATTGTCGACAACACCGTTGCCACGCCCTACTTCTGTCGTCCCTTTGAGCATGGTGCAGATATTGTGGTGCACTCACTGACCAAATATATCAGCGGCCACGGCACTACTATCGGCGGTATTATTGTCGACAGCGGCACCTTTGCCTACAAAGACAACCCCCGCTTTGCCCAGTTTAATACCCCAGACCCCTCCTACCACGGCGTCACCTATGCCGACGACTTTGACGCACCCTTTATTGGCCGCGCCAGAGTGGTTCCCCTGCGCAGCATGGGCGGAGCACTGTCACCGTTTAATGCATTTTTGATTCTCCAGGGATTGGAAACACTGGCCCTGCGTATGGACCGACATGTAGAAAATGCCAACGCCGTAGCCAATTATCTGAAAGACCATGATGCGGTCTCTTGGGTGAACTACGCCGGTCTTGCAGAGGATCAATATTATGAGCTAGCCCAGCGTATGTGCTCAGGCAAGCCCTCTTCCATTGTCAGCTTTGGCATCAAAGGTGGGGAAACTGCTGGCGCCAAATTTATCGATGCCCTGGGCATGATCAAGCGCTTAGTTAATATTGGCGACGCCAAGTCGCTGGCCTGTCATCCCGCCAGCACCACCCATCGACAGTTAAATGAAGAAGAATTGGCCCACGCTGGTGTGAGTTCGGATTTGGTTAGGCTGTCAGTGGGTATTGAGCATATTGATGATATCTTGGCGGATATTGAGCAGGCGATTAACGCTGCCAAGTAAGGATTCAGAAACTGGCATTGCCTCTCAAAAGATTGATTGGCACTGCCTGCTTTGGTGGGGTCGGGTGGGGGTTACCCATGCAGCGGTGCCGACTGGGATTTTGAGATCTCTCACATTGGTTCGAGATGACAGGCTGGGGGTTGAGATACCTAAACAACAATGTTGTCATCCCGGCAGAGCCCCTTACATGTCATCCCTATAGAGCCCCTTTCATGTCATCCCAATAGAGCCCCTTTCATGTCATCCCGGCAGAGCCCCTTTCATGTCATCCCGGCAGAGCCCCTTTCATGTCATCCCGGCAGAGCCCCTTTCATGTCATCCCGGCAGAGCCCCTTTCATGTCATCCCGGCAGAGCCCCTTACATGTCATCCCAATAGAGCCCCTTTTATGTCGTCCCGGCAGAGCCCCTTACATGTCATCCCGACAGAGCGAAGCGACGAGGGATCTCAGTATCAGTCACTCGCCTGCGTCAGAAAAAAACGCTCACGAGACCCAGACATATCACCCAGACTCTCCCGCTGCACATGCAATTTTTCACCGTAATAAGCCGCACAGCCCTGAATCAAACCCTCAGCCACATCACCCAAACAACGTGGTGACTCATAGATCAATTCCATGGTGGTGTCAGTGTATCTAGTGCACTTAAAGTCCGGCGGCGAGGCATCTGGATAGAGCTTTCGTACTTCAACATGAATAAAGCTATCGACCTTCTGCAACATATCAAAAGACGAATTCATCCCCTGAATCCATTGGGGGTAGGCAGAAATCAACTCCGCAAATAGATACATGCCAAAGGTTTTAGTGACCTTGGCCACTGCAACGTCAGTCTTTTTACTCAGCACCACGATCATATCGATCAGTTCCATATGATCGTAGACACCCATGGTGGTATAAATTCCGCCACTGGCAGGGGCAGCTTCTTCGATGACCTCTTCGACCATCTCGAGTCCGTAGCGCTCCTCTACCAAATAGAGAAATGACGTAAAAATCATACCTTTCACAAGTACCCCTTCAATATTTCGCTGCGTCTAATCAGCAGTCTGCTTAGCAGCTCTTTATCAGCCGCAAATGGCGATACTTGGAGCATCGGCTATTCATACTAGCATAGAAAAGTGGTCGTAGAGGGTCCTTATAAGAGGCTATTACTGCATGTTAATAAGCAGAGGCCGTCGATCTCCTGACCCATCTGGTGAGTAATCTCCACGCTACCTGCTGTTTACTATAGATCACCTGCGGCGAACCACCTGATAATTACGCCCGATATATTTCATCGGCACACTGAGCATATGCACCAGACGGGAAAAGGGAAAGAGAACAAAAATAACCATGCCGAGCAGGATGTGCAGTTTATAAATCCAGTGCACTGAGGCAATACTGGCCGCCGCCGTGGTCGGATCGAAGGTGACTATATTCTGCGCCCAGCTCATCAGCTTGAGCATTTCTTGACCATCCAGATGACCCACAGAGACAAAAATCGAACCCAGCCCCAGAATCAACTGGGCAAATAACACCAGCAAAATGGCGAGATCCATTCTCGTGCCTGTGGCTCTAACTCGTGCATTGGTCAGCCGTCGTTTGATCAGGATAACCATGCCGTAGAAACAGATCAGGCCAAACACTCCACCGGCGCCCATGGCGATCAACTGTTTGGTGGCTGCTGAAACACCCAGGGCATGCCAAACCACATTGGGGGTCAACAGGCCGACAAAATGGCCGGCGAAAATCGCCAATATCCCTATATGAAACGGAATGCTGCCCCTGCGCAGCTGCTTGCTTTCAAGCATTTGGCTGGAGCCGGTTTTCCAGCTGTACTGTTCCCGGTCGTAGCGAATGATCGAGCCGACCACCATCACGGTCATGGCGATGTAGGGCACTAGGCCAAACAGAAACTGATTTAATACGTTGATATCACTGCTCAGCATAGTGGTTGCTCCATTGGCTTGATAATGTGTCGTTTTTTAAGAATGGGCTCATGGCTGTATCCTTCCTGAGGTTTCAAAATCCACCCAGTGCAAGGGAACATCGAGATCTTTGCGCTGCCCTTCGCTGGGTTTGCGCTGGGCATCGCCACAGCTTTTATCCAGGGAATCAGCGCCGAAGGTGACCTCTTCTTCCTCCCAATCTTTGTCGATTGCCTGCTTACTGTCATCGCGCTTTTCATCGGCGATGCGCTGGCGGATTTCATCCAGATCCACTTTGCTGTCGGCAATACTCAGCAGCAGCTGAAATAACAGAGCATAATCACTGCCGCGCTTTTCCAAGCGGCATTGCAGCAACGCCAGAATATGTTCCATATCCAACAGCCAGCTAACCGCATTGTCGCGACCCTGAGTGGAGAGAAACTCTAAAAACAGCGGCAGATAATCCGGCAGTTCATGCTGACTGATTTCCAAACCGGCCTGACGATACTGGTCCACTAGATCGACCATCGCCTGACCGCGGTCTCGGGACTCGCCGTGAACATGTTCAAACAGCCACAGGGCCAGAGAGCGACCGCGCTCGAAAAGTCCGTCGTATTCACTCTGCCACTGCATCAGGTCTTGGCTGGCATGTTGCTCAATAAACTGCAGTAAGCGGTGCCGTAGTTTTGGGTCAATATCAGCCGCCTTAACCAGCGCGTCTATATCTGCTCTGTGCTCGACAACTGTCTGATCCGGATAATCCAGCAGACAGCCAATCAGTTTCAGTATCTGCATGTCTATTCCTCACCGCCGGAGACGGCGATAATGTCGCGATTGCTGGGTTTCTTGCCGCCAAACATATTCACCCCGCTGTTGCCCTCACTGCAGCCATTGCCAAAACTGAAGCCGCAGCTGCTTTTATCGCTGTAGGCATTTTCCGCGTAGGCTTTGTGGCTGGTGGGAATCACGAAGCGATCTTCGTAGTCGGCGATGGCCATATAGCGGTACATCTCCTCCACCTGCTCTGCCGTGAGACCGACACGCTTGAGCACGTCCAGGTCCACCACATCGTCCACCTGTTGCGAGCGTTTAAAGGAGCGCATGGCTAACATGCGCTCCAGGGCGGTGATCACTGGGCCCGTATCACCGGCACTGAGCAGGTTGGCGAGATATTGCATGGGAATGCGCAGCGAGCGCAGATCCGGAATCACGCCATCGACGCCAATATGACCTTTTTGCGCAGCACCCTGAATCGGTGACAGTGGCGGTACATACCAGACCATGGGCATGGTGCGATACTCCGGGTGTAGCGGCAGCGCCACTTTCCAATCCACAGCCATTTTGTACACTGGGGAGTCCTGAGCGGCGGTAATCCAGCCCTCGGGGATGCCCTCTTTACGGGCCGCAGCCTGAACCTCTGGATCATTGGGATCGAGAAAAATACCCAGCTGGGCTTCATAGAGATCTGTGTCTTTTTCGACACTGGCGGCCTCTTCGATACGGTCGGCATCATAGAGCAACACACCCAGATAACGGATACGGCCAACACAGGTCTCAGAGCAGACAGTTGGCTGACCGGCTTCGATGCGCGGATAACAAAAGGTGCATTTTTCCGACTTGCCGGATTGATGATTGTAGTAAATTTTTTTGTAGGGACAGCCGGAAACACACATGCGCCAGCCGCGACATTTATCCTGATCGATCAGCACAATGCCGTCTTCTTCACGCTTGTATATGGCGCCGGAAGGACAGCTGGCGACACAGCTGGGATTGACACAGTGTTCGCAGAGTCGTGGCAGATACATCATAAAGGTCTGCTCAAACTCGCCGTAAATTTCCTTCTGCGCCACCTCGTCAAAGTTGCTGTCGGCGCTGCGTTTTTCAAATTCGCTGCCGAGAATTTCTTCCCAGTTGGGGCCGGATTCGATCTTCTCCATACGCTTGCCAGTGATCAGCGAGTGCGGCCGTGCCACTGGCTGATGCTTGCTCTCTGGGGCGTTGTGCAGATGTTCGTAATCGAAATCGAAGGGTTCGTAATAGTCGTCAATCTGGGGCAGATCCGGATTGGCAAATAGGTTGCTGAGAATTTTTAACTTGCCCCCCTGAGCCAACTCGAGCTTGCCATTTTTGCGCACCCAACCGCCCTTCCATTTTTTCTGATTTTCCCAGTCGTTGGGAAAGCCGACGCCGGGCTTAGTTTCAACATTGTTAAACCAGGCGTATTCGACACCATCGCGACTGGTCCATACATTTTTACAGGTGATCGAGCAGGTGTGACAGCCGATGCATTTATCCAGGTTTAGAACCATGCCAATCTGTGCGCGTATTTTCATTGTGTAACTCCCTTTTCCACTGACTGGCTTGGAGATGGCTCTGAGTTAGAAGCTGCCGATGGCTCTGAATTAGAAGCTGCCGATGGCTCTTCTTCATCCAGCCAATCCACCTTATTCATCTTGCGCAAAATAACAAACTCATCGCGGTTGCAGCCGACGGTGCCGTAGTAGTTAAAACCATAGGACTGCTGAGCGTAGCCACCGATCATATGGGTCGGTTTCATCACTGTTCGAGTCACTGAATTGTGAATGCCACCGCGGGTTTTGGTGGTTTCAGAGCCGGGCACATTGACCACCCGTT is part of the SAR92 clade bacterium H455 genome and encodes:
- the narH gene encoding nitrate reductase subunit beta, whose translation is MKIRAQIGMVLNLDKCIGCHTCSITCKNVWTSRDGVEYAWFNNVETKPGVGFPNDWENQKKWKGGWVRKNGKLELAQGGKLKILSNLFANPDLPQIDDYYEPFDFDYEHLHNAPESKHQPVARPHSLITGKRMEKIESGPNWEEILGSEFEKRSADSNFDEVAQKEIYGEFEQTFMMYLPRLCEHCVNPSCVASCPSGAIYKREEDGIVLIDQDKCRGWRMCVSGCPYKKIYYNHQSGKSEKCTFCYPRIEAGQPTVCSETCVGRIRYLGVLLYDADRIEEAASVEKDTDLYEAQLGIFLDPNDPEVQAAARKEGIPEGWITAAQDSPVYKMAVDWKVALPLHPEYRTMPMVWYVPPLSPIQGAAQKGHIGVDGVIPDLRSLRIPMQYLANLLSAGDTGPVITALERMLAMRSFKRSQQVDDVVDLDVLKRVGLTAEQVEEMYRYMAIADYEDRFVIPTSHKAYAENAYSDKSSCGFSFGNGCSEGNSGVNMFGGKKPSNRDIIAVSGGEE
- the narI gene encoding respiratory nitrate reductase subunit gamma, which encodes MLSSDINVLNQFLFGLVPYIAMTVMVVGSIIRYDREQYSWKTGSSQMLESKQLRRGSIPFHIGILAIFAGHFVGLLTPNVVWHALGVSAATKQLIAMGAGGVFGLICFYGMVILIKRRLTNARVRATGTRMDLAILLVLFAQLILGLGSIFVSVGHLDGQEMLKLMSWAQNIVTFDPTTAAASIASVHWIYKLHILLGMVIFVLFPFSRLVHMLSVPMKYIGRNYQVVRRR
- the narJ gene encoding nitrate reductase molybdenum cofactor assembly chaperone; amino-acid sequence: MQILKLIGCLLDYPDQTVVEHRADIDALVKAADIDPKLRHRLLQFIEQHASQDLMQWQSEYDGLFERGRSLALWLFEHVHGESRDRGQAMVDLVDQYRQAGLEISQHELPDYLPLFLEFLSTQGRDNAVSWLLDMEHILALLQCRLEKRGSDYALLFQLLLSIADSKVDLDEIRQRIADEKRDDSKQAIDKDWEEEEVTFGADSLDKSCGDAQRKPSEGQRKDLDVPLHWVDFETSGRIQP
- a CDS encoding glycosyl transferase, encoding MGDFHQNGVITTLHNLSKRSVETMEDELLGFSKTRPMGLILPSLYSELEGDALKGIVGELKRVPYLNEIVIGLDRANQQEYRQALDFFSVLPQHHRVLWNDGPRLKALDTKLQKLDLAPKEMGKGRNVWYCMGYTLASNKTEAVALHDCDITTYDRELLARLIYPVANPRFSYEFCKGYYARVANGKINGRVSRLLVSPLLSALKKTVGHTDYLNYMASFRYPLAGEFSFRRDVLNDIRIPSDWGLEIGVLSEMHRNYASNRLCQVDIADNYDHKHQNLSLDDDQDGLSKMSIDIAKALFRKLATQGVVFSHEAFRSLKATYYRMALDIVETCHNDAIMNGLTLDIHEEEKAVEMFAENIIKAGEVFFTSPMEKPFIPSWNRVISAVPNIFEELVAAVEADTEEFNPR
- a CDS encoding sugar phosphorylase, whose protein sequence is MNPDHLSDALTRHLTTIYDGVQGVDSDSYPELSNQLIELMGLQQTTSEPTRYINHWDEKDCLVISYGDSVLQPDEKPLQTLKRFLDRYVEDCINGVHILPFYPYTSDDGFSVLDYSSVNESLGDWGDIEAIAADYSLMSDLVINHCSARSPWFENFLNDRDPGRNFFVTATPEDDLSAVVRPRTNALLKEVETVRGSQFVWCTFSHDQVDLNFRNPEVLKQFVSIIRQYLNSGVRIFRLDAVAFLWKEPGTNCINLEQTHEVVRLLRTLIEQAQPDAIIVTETNIPNRENLAYFGNANEAHWVYNFSLPPLLVNTLITGDCNYLKQWMMSMPPARNGTAYFNFIASHDGIGLRPAEGLLKESEIDVLADSMQSFGGRVSWRTGDDGQRKPYEINISLFDALQGTTEGRDQWGLQRFLCAHAIMFALEGVPGLYIHSLVGTRNDYQRVENAGHNRAINRHQWQYSELQERLANAKSSEHQVFGGISSLLKIRRQQSAFHPNATQFTLHLGSGLFGFWRQSIDRQQSIFCISNITSEVQTLNLSDINLIDNANWVDLISQLPCDGAMQSVTMEPYQTLWITNQVNG
- a CDS encoding heme NO-binding domain-containing protein is translated as MIFTSFLYLVEERYGLEMVEEVIEEAAPASGGIYTTMGVYDHMELIDMIVVLSKKTDVAVAKVTKTFGMYLFAELISAYPQWIQGMNSSFDMLQKVDSFIHVEVRKLYPDASPPDFKCTRYTDTTMELIYESPRCLGDVAEGLIQGCAAYYGEKLHVQRESLGDMSGSRERFFLTQASD
- a CDS encoding aminotransferase class I/II-fold pyridoxal phosphate-dependent enzyme, translated to MKLETQAIHAGFNDDPTTRAVAVPIYQTTSYSFRDTEHGANLFNLAEPGNIYSRIMNPTNDVLEQRIAAMEGGVAALCMASGMAAITASIQTLCRSGDNMVSVSQLYGGSYNLFAHTLPQQGIEVRMASGDDITALEALIDENTRAVFCESIGNPAGNVVDITALSDMAHRHGVPVIVDNTVATPYFCRPFEHGADIVVHSLTKYISGHGTTIGGIIVDSGTFAYKDNPRFAQFNTPDPSYHGVTYADDFDAPFIGRARVVPLRSMGGALSPFNAFLILQGLETLALRMDRHVENANAVANYLKDHDAVSWVNYAGLAEDQYYELAQRMCSGKPSSIVSFGIKGGETAGAKFIDALGMIKRLVNIGDAKSLACHPASTTHRQLNEEELAHAGVSSDLVRLSVGIEHIDDILADIEQAINAAK